The genomic segment TCAAGATTGTTGTTTACTCTGTGGTGGATCTCTTGCAATAAAATATTTCTTTCTTCAAGTGATTTTTTAAGGCTCTTTTGAGATTTCTTGTTTTTTGTAATGTTGGTTGCTAATCCTACAACCCAAAAATCTCGTCCGTTGGGAGCTAAAGTGGGAGTTTTTAACGTTTGGAAGTATCTTTTTTCTCCGGCAATTTCTACAACCTCTTCCTGAACAATGGGTTGCTTTGTTTCAAGAACTTTCAAATCACCATTTCGAATAGGTGAAAGCTCTTCATCATAAAAAATATCCTGGTCTTTCAAATTAGAAGAGTCCAATTCTTTGTTACGAATCAGCTTTTTAAAAGCTTTGTTGATAAATTTGTAGGATCCGGTTTTATCCTTTGCATAAATAATAATATCCGTACTATTAACAAGTTTTTTGTAAAACCTCTCCCTGAAATGATTTTCCATTGAAGCTTTCTTTTGTTCAGAAACATCAACAGCAAAGCCCATCAGATGAGGTTTTTTATCAATTTTCACTTTTCTTGCAAAAAAGTGATAGTCGATATCAGATTGACTTTTTGACAAAAGAGGGGCTCTTAAATCTGCTTGACCATTCGATAGAACTTCTTCAATCTTTTGATGAACGACCGGGTGAATTTCCTTTCTAAAAAAATCAGCAGGTTTCATGGACGATATTTCTTGAGAACTGTAGCCGGTTACTTTCTCAAGTTCAGAATTCCAATCAAGAAATTGGCCATCCGCGGTTAGTAAGAAAAACAGTTGGGAAGAACCGTTAGAATGGTATTTTCGAGAGTACGATTCAGGAGTATTTGTACCTATGCCTGCTGGAGTATCATAAATTTTTTGAATGGTTATGAGAAGTGCTTCTTTGCCACTAATATTAATTTTCAGCCCAGAAAGTTTTACAGGACGTACATTTGTGCGTCTCGTATTCATAAAAAATACTTTATCATCTTTTGGATAAAGTAGATGATCTGTAAAGGAGCGGTGGTTGTTGAACTCAGCATCATTCAACAGATCTGGAAAGTATAAACCCAATATTTCGGAATTGTTGAGCTTTGTAAACGTTAGAAAGGAAGGAT from the Balneolaceae bacterium genome contains:
- a CDS encoding PAS domain S-box protein, giving the protein MKVDPEYFENCQNPAIVIDAETLEILHFNPSFLTFTKLNNSEILGLYFPDLLNDAEFNNHRSFTDHLLYPKDDKVFFMNTRRTNVRPVKLSGLKINISGKEALLITIQKIYDTPAGIGTNTPESYSRKYHSNGSSQLFFLLTADGQFLDWNSELEKVTGYSSQEISSMKPADFFRKEIHPVVHQKIEEVLSNGQADLRAPLLSKSQSDIDYHFFARKVKIDKKPHLMGFAVDVSEQKKASMENHFRERFYKKLVNSTDIIIYAKDKTGSYKFINKAFKKLIRNKELDSSNLKDQDIFYDEELSPIRNGDLKVLETKQPIVQEEVVEIAGEKRYFQTLKTPTLAPNGRDFWVVGLATNITKNKKSQKSLKKSLEERNILLQEIHHRVNNNLEIINALIYLQFQDVNNKQLKNELKYFQSRIRSIAAVHKIMYDFKSLVNVDLKKIIKHLIDQTFKTLKPLHYIQFKFKVEEIKLNANQAIPCTLVINEFLTDALFQAKSNKKRGKIFLNVSEKDNNVTVNFFIEGFKLSDKIISPSKSGKQSKLFDVFLKQLNASFNSNITKTESSFSLSFRKQEINGSAANLLTYD